The stretch of DNA CCGACCCGGACCCGGTCCGCGCCGGCAGGGCGATGAAGTCGATGATGCAGATGAAGAAGCTGGACGTGAACGAGATGCGCCGGGCGATGGACGCCTAGCGCTTCGCCGCAGGAGCCACCACGTAGCGCTTGCCGATGGCGGCGACGAATTCGTCGAGATCGGTGGTGCCGGTGTTGCTGAGGATCACCACCGTCAGGTCCGCATCGAGGAAGCGGTACAGCTGCGCCTGCGCGCCCATGATCTGTCCGGGCCGCTTGACCACGCGGTACGGCTTGCCGTCCACCTTGGTCGTGTACGACCACAGGCCGTAGCCGTAGTCATCCAGGCCGGGGGTGAACATCTTCGCCAGCGTCGCCTGCCTGAGCAGGCGACCTGCGAACAGCGCGTCCGAGAACGTGAGCACGTCGTCGACCGTGGAATACATCGCACCGGCGGCGTACCAGTTCTCCGGATACACCGGCAGGTCGTTGACCAGGCGTCCGAGGTCGTCGCGCATGAAGTACGTGCTGGCCAGGCCTTTGACGATGTCGGACTGGCGCAGCATGGCGCTGTCGGCCATGCCGAGCGGCTTCAGGATGCGCTCGTCGAGCACCTCGTCGAAGCGCTTGCTACGCAGGCGCTCGACGATCTTGCCCAGGATCACGTAGTCGCCGTTGTTGTAGTCGAACACCTTGCCCGGCTCGTGCACCAGCGGCCCGCTGGCGAAGCGCGCCAGCAGCTGGTCGCTGGTCCACGGGTGCTGGTAGGCCGGAATGCCCTCGGTGAGGGCCTGTTCGGCGCTGGTGACCTTGTCCATGTTGTCGATGCCGGAGGTGTGGTTGAGCAGCTGGTGCACGGTCACCCGCTGCGCGGCCGGCCCGGCGTAATCCGGCAGATAGGTGGCAATGGTGCGTTCGGGATCCAGCTTCCCTTCCTCGTACAGCTGCATCACCAGCGTGGCGGTGAACAGCTTGGTGATGGAGGCAATGCGGTAGCGGGTCTGTCGCGTGTTGGGCACGGCAAGCGCCATGTTGGCTTCGCCGAAGCTGTGCGAATAGACCACTTCCCCGCGCTGCTTCACCAGCACCGTGCCGTTGAACCGGTGCTTGCCGGCGTAGTCGGCAATGAATGCCTCCGGGTCCTGCACCGTGGCAGGCGCCTGTGCTGCGGCCATCGGCGAAACGAGCAGGACGGACAGCAGCAATACACGCAGTGACGACTTCATCGCGGACTCCGTTGGCGGGGCGGAACAATCGCCCATCGCCAGACAGGGAGACGTGCAACGGTTCGTTGGTTGCAGCCGGCTAGCCCCGGGCCAAAGCCCGCCGCGCGAACAGCACGCACACCACGCCGAACACCATGTGCGCGATCACGCTTGCAATGATCCAGTCCAGATGCTCGAACGATGGCGAGCGTCCCACCCGGGACAAAGGCATCACCACGAAGTTCATCACCACGTACAGCACGACGCCATACGCCGCGCCCAGCAGGTACGGGCTGCGCAGCAGCGCCGGCACGCGCCGCGCCACCAGCGTGTAGATCACCACGAAGGACGTGGCCATCAGGACGTGCAGCGCCGCCCCGAGCAATGCCGACTGCAACCCGCCCTCGTAGCTGGCTTTGCCGAGTACGCCGACCGCGATCGTCTGGAAAACCTTTTCGATCCCGGCTGCATCCCAGGAGAACCAGACCGTGGTCGCGAAGCAGATGTCGCCGATGGCGACGATCAGGCCGCCGATCACCACCTGCAGCCATTCAACGGAGCGATGCGAATGCAAGGACATCACGGGACTCCCTCGTGCGTGAAGGTTTCGGGCCCGCAGATCCTAGGCCCAATTGGCCACGCCATGGCCCCCGGGGCGACCGGCACCATGACTTATGTCCTAGACAAAACTGTCTAGACAAACCGGTCTAGTTGGAATACGTTCTTCCCCAGCCACCCCACCGCGAATTCGTCGATGACCCGCAAGCCCGCCAAACCGCCCAAGCCCACCGCGGCCGAACTCGACCTGCTGCGATCGATCTGGCGCCTGGGCCCGTCGACGGTGAAGGACGTCCACCAGGAGCGGATCGCCGAACGCCCCGAACTCACCTACGCCACCGTGCTGCGGCTGATGCAGATCATGCACGGCAAGGGCCTGCTGACCCGCGACGAAAGCCAGCGCTCGCACGTCTACGCCGCCGCCCATGCACGCGACGCATTGCAGACCAACCTGCTCAAGGACCTGATCCAGAAAGCCTTTGCCGGCTCCGGCAAGGACCTGGTGCTGGCCGCCCTGAGCGACCACGTCACCGACAAGGAACGCGAGGAGATCAAGCGCTTCCTCAAGGAGAATCCCGATGCTTGATCCGGCCGAACTGGTAGCGCTGCTCGGGCGCGCACTGCTGCACTTCGTCTGGCAGGGCGCATTGATCGGCCTGGTCGCGGCGCTGGCGCTGCAGCTGATGCAGGGCGCGCGACCGCAAGTGCGTTACGCGCTGGCCTGCGCGGCGTTGCTGGCCTGCGTGCTGGTGCCGGCGTTTCACCTGGCCATGATGGTTGCAGCCGCGCTCGAACCGGCCGCGCCGTTCGCCATCGTCGCTGCGCCCATGCAACTGGCAGCGAATGATTACGCCATCGTGCCCGCGCTGTCGGCATGGCCGGCACGCATCGACGCAGCGATGCCCTGGATCGTGGTGATCTGGTCGGCCGGTGCCTGCACGCTGTCGCTGCGCATGGCGACCGGACTTGTCTGGATAGAACGCCTGCGCGGCCTGCCGCAGGGTTCCGGCCATGCCGCCTGGCAGGCACGGCTGGATGCCCTCGCCGTCCGCTTCGGCATGCGCCCGCGTGTTGCCCTGCGCCTGGTCGACTCGCTCGACTCCCCTGCCTCGGCTGGCTGGCTGCGCCCGGTGGTACTGCTGCCGTCGGCCCTGCTGACGCGCATGCCGGTCGACCTGATCGAAGCACTGTTGGCCCACGAGCTGGCCCACATCCGCCGCCACGACTACCTGGTCAACCTGCTGCAGGGTGTGGTCGAGGCGCTGCTGTTCTACCACCCGGTCACCTGGTGGCTGTCGCGCCGGATCCGCATCGAACGCGAACACATCGCCGACCAGCTTGCCGCACAGGTGACCGGCGAGCCGCGCCGACTCGCCCTGGCCCTGTCCGAACTTTCCGAACACTGCCACACGCAGCGCCACCTCGATCGTGCGCACTGCGCACAGCCGTACTCCACACATCCGCACCTTGCCCAAGCCGCCCATGGAGGCCACCTGATGTCCCGCATCGAACAACTCGTCCGTCCCGGCCACCGCGCCGCCAGCGGTCGCGTCGCCTTCCCGCTGATCGGCCTTGCCGCCGCGTGCATGGCGTTCTTTGCCCACGCCCAGATCAACAAGAGTGACGCCCCCGCCAAGCCCACCGCATCGCAACCCACTGCGGCGTCCGCGCCGGCAACCAAGCCTGCGCCGACACTCTCCGGCGGGGGCCACACCCTGCAACTGCACACCGGCAAGACCCGCGACGCCTATGCCCTGATCAGCAAGGACCGCGACGGCGTGACCATGTCAGGGTCGACCGACGACCTTCCGCAGATCGAGGCGGCCCGGCACAGCCTGCAGGGCGACTTCGTCTGGTTCCGTCGCGGCGGCAAGTCCTACGTCATCGTCGATGCGCCGACGGTAGCCCGGGCCAACGAGGCGTGGCGCGAGAGTGCGAAGCTGGGCAAGCAGATGGAAGTGCTCGGCGACCAGATGGAAGTGCATGGCAACAAGATGGAGGCGCTCGGCGACCAGATGGAGAAGCTGAGCGAGCGCAACACGCCGACCCCGGCGATGGATGCGGCGACGCGGAAGATGGAAGCCCTTGCCAGGCAGCAGTCCGACCTCGGTGACCGCCAGTCCAGGATTGCGGACGACATGCAGGGCGCCAGCGAGGCGGACATGGACAGGCTCTCGGCCAAGATGGACGCCCTATCGGAACAACAGGATGCATTGGCGCAGCAGATGGAAGACCAGTCCAAGGTAGTGGACGCCGAGGCCCGCCGCCTCGATGCCAACACCGGACCGATGGAGGCGCTCGGCCGACAGATGGAGGAGGCCGGCAAGCCGATGGAAGCGCTGGGCAAGCAGATGGAAGTGCTCGGCGCACAGCACGAAAAGGTTGTCGCCAAGGCCGAAGCCGAGACGCGCAAGCTGATCAGCGAAGCCGTCGACAAGGGCCTGGCCCTGCCGGCTCCCGGCTATAGCGCGCAGTAATCCGTCGCGCCTCGGGGCGGGCAATGCATGCCCGCCCCCCCTTGCGAGTTGTCGCAGGACATAACTGTTTGGCATGAGCGGCGCGGCCGCCAGCTCCTTACCTACTGTCCCCTCCCCGCCCCGCGCTGCGTTGTTTAACTACAGCAGGCCGGGGGCAAGCGAGTCTTCTTGCGC from Lysobacter arenosi encodes:
- a CDS encoding M56 family metallopeptidase, coding for MLDPAELVALLGRALLHFVWQGALIGLVAALALQLMQGARPQVRYALACAALLACVLVPAFHLAMMVAAALEPAAPFAIVAAPMQLAANDYAIVPALSAWPARIDAAMPWIVVIWSAGACTLSLRMATGLVWIERLRGLPQGSGHAAWQARLDALAVRFGMRPRVALRLVDSLDSPASAGWLRPVVLLPSALLTRMPVDLIEALLAHELAHIRRHDYLVNLLQGVVEALLFYHPVTWWLSRRIRIEREHIADQLAAQVTGEPRRLALALSELSEHCHTQRHLDRAHCAQPYSTHPHLAQAAHGGHLMSRIEQLVRPGHRAASGRVAFPLIGLAAACMAFFAHAQINKSDAPAKPTASQPTAASAPATKPAPTLSGGGHTLQLHTGKTRDAYALISKDRDGVTMSGSTDDLPQIEAARHSLQGDFVWFRRGGKSYVIVDAPTVARANEAWRESAKLGKQMEVLGDQMEVHGNKMEALGDQMEKLSERNTPTPAMDAATRKMEALARQQSDLGDRQSRIADDMQGASEADMDRLSAKMDALSEQQDALAQQMEDQSKVVDAEARRLDANTGPMEALGRQMEEAGKPMEALGKQMEVLGAQHEKVVAKAEAETRKLISEAVDKGLALPAPGYSAQ
- a CDS encoding BlaI/MecI/CopY family transcriptional regulator, giving the protein MTRKPAKPPKPTAAELDLLRSIWRLGPSTVKDVHQERIAERPELTYATVLRLMQIMHGKGLLTRDESQRSHVYAAAHARDALQTNLLKDLIQKAFAGSGKDLVLAALSDHVTDKEREEIKRFLKENPDA
- a CDS encoding serine hydrolase domain-containing protein, coding for MKSSLRVLLLSVLLVSPMAAAQAPATVQDPEAFIADYAGKHRFNGTVLVKQRGEVVYSHSFGEANMALAVPNTRQTRYRIASITKLFTATLVMQLYEEGKLDPERTIATYLPDYAGPAAQRVTVHQLLNHTSGIDNMDKVTSAEQALTEGIPAYQHPWTSDQLLARFASGPLVHEPGKVFDYNNGDYVILGKIVERLRSKRFDEVLDERILKPLGMADSAMLRQSDIVKGLASTYFMRDDLGRLVNDLPVYPENWYAAGAMYSTVDDVLTFSDALFAGRLLRQATLAKMFTPGLDDYGYGLWSYTTKVDGKPYRVVKRPGQIMGAQAQLYRFLDADLTVVILSNTGTTDLDEFVAAIGKRYVVAPAAKR